The following DNA comes from Flammeovirgaceae bacterium.
CCCCATGGGAATGGCCGTGTCGACATCGATTTTCAGGTTTGAGGTTTGTATGTCCAGGCGCACCTGTCCTTCATTAAGCCCGAAGGAATCGATCAGCGAAATGCCCAATGTGCGAATGTAGGTGCCCATATCGATAAAGGCCAGGCTTTCGTTCTTATAGATATTTTCATGAATAAAACCCATGGCCTGTATCCTGCTTTGGCCTTCCTGCACAATTTGTTTTGCTTTTGTATCCACTACCTGTTCCGATTGAATACTTAAGAGGCTGGATACTATTTGCAGGTTGTTTTTTACCCGGTGATGAACTTCTGCCAGCAAAACTTCTTTTTCTTTATTGCTTTTGGCGAGTATATTATTTTGTTTTAGGATTTCCTTGCTTTGACGGGTGATCTTCTCTGTCCGTATCCTTACTTTCTCTTCCAGTTCCCTGTTCACCTGGTCCTGCAGGTCCCTGTTGTGTTTTAACTGGTCGATAAGCTGTTGCTGGGTTTTCCTTTTTTCTTCTTCATTGATTTTCATCCTGTGGCCAAGGCCGACAACAAACAAAATCAAGAGGAAAATGACCCCCACTTCAATAATCAAAGGGGCCTCGCCCAAATTGAAGAAAGTGCTACCGGCCGAACCAACGAAAGAGCTCAAAAAAACAACCCCACTGCCGGCCGCCACATAATAGCTGATCTTGTTGTTTGCCTTAAAGAAATGGTATGCAATCACAAAAATTATAGGAATGTCAATTAAATTTCCTAATACTGCAAAGGCGGTAATTATGTTGTAGTTGAGGTCGTTGAGTAAAATGATATGTTGCAAGGGGATTAAAACGAACCGAGAGCCGACTGCAAAATTGATCCATACCATAAGATTTGGGACAAGTTTTCTCACCTGCCCAAAGTTTTTAATAAACAAAAAATAGAATACAGCTGAGGTGGACTGAGTTACGTGGCCGATGAAAATGTATTTTGATGGGTCTGGCAAGCCCAATATATCACTTCCCATTCCTGTTATGCCAAGGAAAAGGACATTCATGTTCAATAGCCAGAGGCTTAGGTAAAGGTAGGTTCGGTCCCGTGTCATAAAAAAAAAGGCCATGCCCAATAAGGCAAAAAGAAATACGGGCCCGTGAAAAGCTGCTTGAGAAAAATTCCACCATTTCGACTGTTGTATTACGTGTTCCGGTGTTTCCAGTTGAGCGGAAAAGGAAACCTGCCGTTTGGTCACGGTCCTGATTTTCAGGAAAACAGTTGTCGTTTTTCCGCCCTCCAATGAAACCGGCACCAAAGGGTTTATGCGGTCTTTAATGGCAAGGTCCTGGTAAGGCCTTACTGCCCCACTTTTTGCCACGGAAACATCGCCCGAAGGGTGGAGCACGTAACCTGTAACCAGGTCAGGCGAACGATAGGTCCCGATGGAAAGGATCCAATCATTTCTTCCCGGTACCTGGTTCAGTACGGTAAGTTTTATCCAAAGAATGGATTCAGGGGATGGCTTTTTTTCCAAATTACGGAGCGGGATAAAATTTTGGGAACCAATGGTTCTTACCTGGTCGAATGTTAAAGCTGCGGAAGTATCTTCAAAAATCCTGAGATAGGGCTCCAATTCATATACTTCCTGATTTTCATTTTTGATAATAAGGATTTCTTCCTGTCTCACGGGTTTGTCTTGGGCGGCAACGCTCATAGCCAATAGCAAAAACGGGTAAAAAGGCAGGTGGGCGTTGACGGGCATATGTATTACATCATTTTGCCAAACAAGGGTTCAAATTATTTAAATATACGGCCCAAAATCCTACGGCCAGGCATAAGCCGGATAGTTGTTGGCTTCCCGCCTCCCGTACTGGTATGGCCTGCCCAATGGCCAGTGTTCATGATGGTTGTTCGCAAAGAAAAGCAACCGGTTTACAAAGAAATGAGGCCGGATGGTGCAGTAAAGCCGTTGCCCAATTGTCCTTGTCGCGAAATTGAGGCAGTGAATTAATTGTTTGATTTTGTCTAAAATCCAATAGAATATGAAAAAGGCGGCACAAATTTTTAGGGTTATCCCGTTAAGGAAAATAGCCTTGTTTTTAATTGTTCTTTTAGCAGGTTACTCCTGCAAAAAGGATGACGAAGTGGGCATAAAAAACCGTATGGTCATTGATGGCAAAACGTTTGAACTGGTTTCTGGTTTTTTTGATAATGACCCGGAGGAACAGTCCACAGCGGATATTCCCCCGCAACATGGCTTCGCTCAAGAAGTTTTGCTATTAGGCCCAGGCCTCACAATGAACACTTCCACAGGAATTGTATCTGGTAAAGGCAATGCGGTTGTGTTCAATCCATTCACAAGTGAGATAGCCTTGGTTGCTGGTAATTTTGAGTTGCCAGTTCCATATACGGAAAAAATAGGCTTCTTGCTTGATGCCTACGGTTGTGAGGGGTATGATGCCGGTACTGATGATTGCGATGTGGAGTATGAGGGGGATTCAGGCACCTTGACAATAAGTGTCTCGGGAGATGTATATACCCTGAAGTTTACCGGTAAAATGACTTACGAAGATAACGATGGCAATGAAATAACGGTGGACGTGGACTTGTTCTTTGAAGGATATTTGAAGGGTGTGGACTTATAGTTAATAAACCATGGGGCAATTGTTTGAAAATTAACATCGAAAATGCACATACGGTTATTTGCCCTGGTCATTTTGCCCATCATGGCCAAGCACTATGCCAAACTGCTTAGGTTCAATGCGGCACAAGTGCTGCTGGCCAAAAACCCCAATATGTCCCTGTTGGATGTAGCCGTTAAAACGGGGTATTATGACGTGGCGCACCTCTGCCACGACTTCAAAGAGCTTAACGGCCCCTTGCCGGGTGCTTGGGCCAAAAGCCCCCAGGCACATACCTCCTTGTTAATCGACCCACTGAATAATTGAACAAAGGGGTATCACTTGGAAAGCAGGTCACCCTGATCCTATTGGATTGGCCATGTTTTAAGCCTTCCGGGTATGATTGGCCTAGGCCCAACCGATTGCGCCAGGGCACCCTAAAGGCGTTATTTAATGGCAATTTTTATTCTATGTCGTTTTTTTACAATAAATTCAATTCCAGGTTCATTAATTTTTGCCTGTTGGTAGGTTCGCAACATTTATGTCGCCACACTTGATATGAAGCCATCCAGGGACCTTTTCAAGAAATTGATCTCATTCACGGAGCCGCGGCTCCAGGAAGAAATCCTTGCCAATGGCAACATGATTACTGCTGGCAAGGGCGATGTGATAATCAGGGAAGGACAGTATTTGAATTTTATGCCGATTGTTATAGGTGGCTTGATCCGGGTTTATCAGGAAAAAGACGATCGGGAGATATTGTTGTATTACGTTGGCCCCGGCCAAACCTGCATGATGTCCCTTTCTTCTGCTTACTTCGATTACAACAGTACGGCCAATGGCATGGCCATGGAGCCCAGCGAGGTGCTTGTCCTGCCGGCACATTTGATTGCCGACTGGCAGCTCAGGTACCCTTCCTGGAACAAGTTTATTATCCAGACATTCAAGAGCCGTTATGATGAGTTGCTATCTTCCTTTACCAATGTGGCCTTTAAGCCTGTCCACCTGCGAATTGAGGAATATTTGAATCAAAGGGCAAAGGACCTTGGATTGAGTGAAATACAAATTTCACATCAAAGCCTCGCCAACGAATTGGGTACTACCCGCGTGGTGGTCTCCCGTATCCTGAAACAACTGGAAATTGATGAAAAAGTCAGGCTGCGCAGGGGAAGCATCCAGGTCCTTTGATAAGCCACAGGCAATCAACCTTCTTCGCGCATTGCCGATTTCACTTTTGCCACGATGGCCGGTGTGATCTCTTTTATGCCATGGACGGATTGTGCATGGGCAGCCGCGAGCTGTAGTGCCTCTTCTTCTGTTTTGGCCCTGATCACCCCATTGCAATCAAAGCCTACGTCACGACAGTGGATTACTTTTTCCATAACCTGATTGTTTTAAGTTTTTAATGTGGTTTGAAATGTATAGGGCAATGTTAACCCGGCCATGGGAAAGGTGACGGTATCAAAAGGCACAGAGTAGGGATATTTTCAAAATTTATTTGATGTTGTGTATCATTTGATACAGTATTTTCCTATAAGGGAAAGGTATACTTGTTAAGGGAAACGCCTAGGCCTGTGAACCCAGGGGGCCAGGTAATAAGGGCCCGATGGTTTGGCTATGTCGCTTTTCTACAATGGATTGCGAGGTGTGGAAGTTATATTTAACCAACAATGAATAGCAGCCATATGAGGGCAGCCTTTATTTCAATTCTGTGCTTTGCTATGTTCCTGAACATTAAAGCGCAAACTTTTCAATCCTCCGTGATTGGTTCGACTGGCGGCAATTTCAGGTCCCCATCCGGATCGATGGCCTGGACTATTGGGGAGATCATGACTGAAACCTACGCCCAGGCCCCCGGGTATCTTACACAAGGATTTCATCAGCCTTCAAAAATAATAGTAACCTACCTGGAAGAAGAGAACTCAAAATTGACCATTTACCCTAACCCTGTTCGTGACTTGTTATTTGTTGAAATCGAAGGTGCTGAGGACCATGCTGTAGAACTTTACAATTTCCAGGGGCAAAAGCTAGTCAATGTTAAAGTATCAGGAAAATCATCCGGCCCGATACTCATCGATATGCAAGGCTACAGCGTGGCCATGTATTTATTGAGGGTAATTAACTTAAAAAATCGAGCTGCACATAATGTGAAGATTGTGAAGTATTAACCCCTAAAGAAATTCTTATGAAAAAGCATTTTGCGGCCATAGGGCTTCTAATAACAGTGCTTGTGTTTTTTGCAAATGCGCAAGCACCTCAAAGTTTTAAATATCAATCCATTGCACGGAACGCTTCCGGCCTTCCTATTGTCAATGGAAGCATTGGGCTGCGTATTAGTATTCATGATCTTTCTGCGACCGGTACTGTGGTATACAGCGAAACATATACCGCGCTCACCAATGATTTTGGTGTATTTGGCATTGCCGTAGGTGGAGGGAGTGTGGTAAGTGGTGATTTTTCCACCATTGACTGGGGGGCAGGGGAGAAATACATTGAAGTAGAGGCCGATTTCAATGGCGGATCGTCCTACACGAGTATGGGTGCCTCGCAATTGTTAAGTGTGCCTTATGCCCTTTACTCCTCCCATGGTACGCCAGGGCCTCCCGGTACTGATGGGGCATTGGGCCCTCAAGGTCCGGCCGGACCTGCTGGCCCCCAGGGCATAGCGGGAAGTGATGGGGTGGATGGGGATAATGGGTTAAATATTCTGAACGGAACCATTGATCCGGTAGGTAATGATGGTGTGGATGGGGAGTTTTATATCAATACAACAACGAGCACTTTGTTTGGGCCGAAGTCTGGCGGCACCTGGCCCGAAGGTATTTCTTTGATTGGACCACAAGGCCCAACTGGTGCTACCGGACCTCAAGGTGATGCCGGAGCTAACGGAATGGATGGCAACGATGGAGCAAATGGTTTGAGTGTGTTAAATGGTGCAACTGATCCATCGGGAGTGGATGGACTGAATGGAGAGTTCTATATCAACACAACTAGCAATACGCTATTCGGACCCAAGTCTGGTGGAACTTGGCCTCCTGGAGTTTCGCTTATTGGGCCACAAGGCCTGACTGGGGCTGATGGAGGAACGGGCCCACAGGGACCGGCTGGAGATGATGGCTCGGATGGTTTAGATGGGACTAATGGATTGAATGTGTTAAATGGAACCACCGATCCGGCAGGAGCAACAGGTGAGGATGGGGAATTTTATATAAACACAGCAACAAACACATTATTCGGACCGAAGAGCGGAGGGACATGGCCAGTTGGGGTTTCGCTAGTTGGGCCATCTGGCACAGATGGATTGAATGTTTTGAGTGGTACTGCCGATCCTACAGGAGGAACAGGCTTGGATGGCGAATTTTACATTAATATTTCAAACCATACCTTGTTTGGCCCTAAGGTTGTTGGGGCATGGCCAACAGGCGTTTCCCTAATAGGGCCTGCAGGACCGGATGGGGCCCAGGATGCGTGGGGATTAAGTGGCACATCTGGTTCAATTGATGGGGTAAACTTTATAGGTACAGTGGATAATGTTCCCCTTAACTTTCGGATGAACAACGTTCGGGCTGGGAGAATTACCTCCAGCAATATTTTTCTTGGCTATTCTTCCGGAAATGCGTCCACAAATGGCACTGGAAATGTAACGGTAGGAAGCTCGGCCATGCAGCAAATTGCTTCAGGGAACTCGAATGTCGCCATTGGGACATCTGCCCTTGGGGGTAACAAAACAGGTTCTGGCAACATTGCAATAGGCACTTTTGCCATGGTGGGTAGTGATGCAACAAATTATAATACGAGTATTGGGCCTTTCTCCATGCAATTCAACTCCTCAGGGGCGGGCAACCTTGCCCTAGGGCACAACGCCCTCAACCAAAACACAATTGGAAATACGAATATCGCTATTGGTGAAAATGCATTGTTCAGCAATGTGTCCGGTTCCAATGCGACAGCTATTGGTACCAATGCTATGCAATTTAGCAACAATAACAGTTCATCCTTTATGAACTTTAATACTGCTGTCGGTTATGAGGCTTTACGGGGCTCTCTCGATCCGAGTGCAAACATTGGCAATAATAATACGGCACTTGGATATCATTCCCTGTTCGGCAATACATCTGGGCAAGATAATATAGCTATTGGGCTAAATGCTTTGACTTCCAATACTACAGGCAACTACAATTTTGCAATAGGCTCCCATTCTTTAGCAAGCAATGTAGGAGGAAGCAACAATATAGCAACGGGTTACCGTGCCCTGTACACCAATTCAAGTGGGGTTGCGAACATTGCCATTGGCCACAACTCCCTTGATGCCAACACAAATGGAAGCAATAATGTGGCCATGGGAATTCAGTCCTTACTATCAAATACCACGGGAGGCCAAAATACTTCGGTCGGGTATGGTGCCTTGCATTCCAATGTTTCGGGAAGCCAAAACTCTGCATTTGGTTTTCAGGCCAATGTTGGCTCAGATAACCTGGTTAATGCAACCGCCATTGGGTATGGGGCAATTGTAAACGGAAACAATACCATTCAACTGGGCAACCCTTTCATCACCAAAGTATTGGCAGGTACGGGGACAAATGCCACTGTTGTGGCGGGGGGGCTGCA
Coding sequences within:
- a CDS encoding AraC family transcriptional regulator, producing the protein MHIRLFALVILPIMAKHYAKLLRFNAAQVLLAKNPNMSLLDVAVKTGYYDVAHLCHDFKELNGPLPGAWAKSPQAHTSLLIDPLNN
- a CDS encoding Crp/Fnr family transcriptional regulator; translated protein: MKPSRDLFKKLISFTEPRLQEEILANGNMITAGKGDVIIREGQYLNFMPIVIGGLIRVYQEKDDREILLYYVGPGQTCMMSLSSAYFDYNSTANGMAMEPSEVLVLPAHLIADWQLRYPSWNKFIIQTFKSRYDELLSSFTNVAFKPVHLRIEEYLNQRAKDLGLSEIQISHQSLANELGTTRVVVSRILKQLEIDEKVRLRRGSIQVL
- a CDS encoding DUF1059 domain-containing protein, which gives rise to MEKVIHCRDVGFDCNGVIRAKTEEEALQLAAAHAQSVHGIKEITPAIVAKVKSAMREEG
- a CDS encoding T9SS type A sorting domain-containing protein, translating into MRAAFISILCFAMFLNIKAQTFQSSVIGSTGGNFRSPSGSMAWTIGEIMTETYAQAPGYLTQGFHQPSKIIVTYLEEENSKLTIYPNPVRDLLFVEIEGAEDHAVELYNFQGQKLVNVKVSGKSSGPILIDMQGYSVAMYLLRVINLKNRAAHNVKIVKY